The Vicia villosa cultivar HV-30 ecotype Madison, WI linkage group LG1, Vvil1.0, whole genome shotgun sequence genome includes a region encoding these proteins:
- the LOC131644603 gene encoding auxin response factor 18-like isoform X1: MTFQKFCSESFVKMNTFMDSRDDKSAKRDERCLDPQLWHACAGGMVQMPAVNSKVYYFPQGHAEHACGSVNFMNCPKVEPLIPCRVFEVKFMADPETDEVYAKLKLVPLSGNGNDGVDCDNDVVGVENQDKPASFAKTLTQSDANNGGGFSVPRYCAETIFPRLDYAADPPLQNILAKDVHGETWKFRHIYRGTPRRHLLTTGWSTFVNHKKLLAGDSIVFLRAENGDLCVGIRRAKKGIGGGHEDPSGWNPVGEKFPLPWFAQNENQMMRNFNNNNNNNNGLNSSANVTGRERVRPEVVLEAVTLAANKQPFEVVYYPRASTPEFCVKAHLVEAAMQIRWCSGIRFKMPFETEDSSRISWFMGIVSGVQFVDPLLWPNSPWRLLQVKWDEPDLLQNVRRVSPWLVELVANIPSINLSPFSQPRKKLRMTPNSDFPLDGQIPVPTFPSNLLGTSNLFRCLPENTPAGMQGARHAHYGLPISDLHLSKVQSGLFPAGFVPFDHAAKLPPNVSNNLMMQKSSMSENVSCLLSMASSTQPSRKFDDEKKPQLVLFGQKILTEQQISNDRSSDGNADKMSNFSDGSGTPLHQQGLRKRSCETEASLESTDHCKVFLESEDVGRTIDLSLLESYDELYRKLADMFGIEKYEKVSRVLYTDISGAVKHIGDEPFSNFTRTARRLTILMDSNK; encoded by the exons ATGACTTTTCAG AAATTTTGCAGTGAAAGTTTTGTGAAGATGAATACATTCATGGATTCAAGAGATGATAAGTCAGCAAAAAGAGATGAAAGGTGTTTAGATCCTCAGCTATGGCATGCTTGTGCAGGTGGAATGGTTCAGATGCCGGCGGTGAACAGTAAAGTGTATTACTTTCCTCAAGGTCATGCTGAACATGCATGTGGAAGTGTTAACTTCATGAATTGTCCAAAGGTGGAGCCTTTGATTCCATGCAGAGTTTTTGAGGTTAAGTTTATGGCTGATCCTGAGACTGATGAGGTTTATGCTAAGCTTAAGCTTGTTCCTTTGAGTGGAAATGGAAATGATGGTGTAGATTGTGACAATGATGTTGTTGGTGTTGAGAATCAAGATAAGCCGGCTTCGTTTGCGAAGACATTGACGCAATCTGATGCGAATAATGGTGGAGGTTTTTCGGTTCCTAGGTATTGTGCGGAGACGATTTTTCCGCGGTTGGATTACGCGGCGGATCCTCCTCTTCAGAATATTTTGGCTAAGGATGTTCACGGCGAGACGTGGAAGTTTAGGCATATTTATAGGGGGACGCCGAGGAGGCATCTTTTGACTACCGGTTGGAGTACTTTTGTTAATCATAAGAAGCTTCTTGCTGGTGATTCGATTGTGTTTTTGAGGGCGGAGAATGGTGATCTTTGTGTTGGGATTCGACGGGCGAAGAAGGGGATTGGTGGTGGACATGAGGATCCGTCAGGGTGGAATCCGGTTGGAGAAAAGTTTCCTCTACCTTGGTTCGCGCAGAACGAGAATCAAATGATGAGAAActttaacaataacaataacaacaacaatggtTTGAACTCGAGCGCGAATGTGACGGGGAGGGAAAGAGTTAGGCCAGAAGTGGTCCTTGAAGCGGTAACTTTAGCTGCAAATAAGCAACCGTTTGAGGTTGTTTACTATCCTCGTGCAAGTACACCGGAGTTTTGTGTTAAGGCGCATTTGGTAGAGGCGGCAATGCAGATTCGATGGTGTTctggaataagattcaagatgcCATTTGAAACCGAGGATTCGTCTCGAATAAGTTGGTTTATGGGAATCGTATCTGGAGTTCAGTTTGTTGATCCCCTTCTCTGGCCTAATTCACCTTGGAGACTTCTTCAG GTTAAATGGGATGAACCGGATTTACTGCAAAATGTGAGAAGGGTGAGTCCATGGTTGGTTGAGTTAGTAGCAAACATTCCATCAATAAACCTTTCGCCTTTCTCACAACCAAGAAAGAAATTGAGAATGACGCCAAACTCAGATTTCCCCCTCGACGGCCAAATTCCGGTGCCAACTTTTCCTAGTAACCTTCTAGGTACGAGCAACCTATTTCGTTGTCTACCCGAAAATACTCCTGCTGGCATGCAGGGAGCCAGGCATGCTCATTACGGTCTTCCAATATCGGATCTCCACCTCAGTAAAGTTCAGTCAGGTCTATTTCCGGCCGGTTTCGTGCCTTTTGATCATGCTGCTAAACTACCACCTAATGTCTCTAATAACCTAATGATGCAAAAATCTAGCATGAGTGAGAATGTCTCTTGCTTACTATCTATGGCAAGTTCTACTCAGCCTTCGAGGAAATTCGATGACGAGAAGAAACCTCAGCTCGTGCTTTTCGGCCAAAAAATTCTAACCGAGCAACAGATCTCTAACGACCGTTCATCAGACGGAAATGCCGATAAAATGAGTAATTTTTCTGATGGTTCGGGAACTCCTCTTCATCAACAAGGCTTGCGAAAACGTTCTTGTGAAACCGAGGCGAGTTTGGAGAGTACTGATCACTGTAAAGTTTTTCTCGAATCAGAAGATGTCGGTCGAACAATTGATCTAtctttacttgaatcttatgatgAACTGTACAGAAAACTCGCAGACATGTTTGGCATCGAAAAATACGAAAAGGTAAGCCGCGTGCTCTACACCGATATATCAGGAGCAGTCAAACACATTGGAGATGAACCATTCAG CAACTTCACAAGAACAGCAAGGAGATTGACAATTCTAATGGACTCAAACAAATAA
- the LOC131644603 gene encoding auxin response factor 18-like isoform X2: MNTFMDSRDDKSAKRDERCLDPQLWHACAGGMVQMPAVNSKVYYFPQGHAEHACGSVNFMNCPKVEPLIPCRVFEVKFMADPETDEVYAKLKLVPLSGNGNDGVDCDNDVVGVENQDKPASFAKTLTQSDANNGGGFSVPRYCAETIFPRLDYAADPPLQNILAKDVHGETWKFRHIYRGTPRRHLLTTGWSTFVNHKKLLAGDSIVFLRAENGDLCVGIRRAKKGIGGGHEDPSGWNPVGEKFPLPWFAQNENQMMRNFNNNNNNNNGLNSSANVTGRERVRPEVVLEAVTLAANKQPFEVVYYPRASTPEFCVKAHLVEAAMQIRWCSGIRFKMPFETEDSSRISWFMGIVSGVQFVDPLLWPNSPWRLLQVKWDEPDLLQNVRRVSPWLVELVANIPSINLSPFSQPRKKLRMTPNSDFPLDGQIPVPTFPSNLLGTSNLFRCLPENTPAGMQGARHAHYGLPISDLHLSKVQSGLFPAGFVPFDHAAKLPPNVSNNLMMQKSSMSENVSCLLSMASSTQPSRKFDDEKKPQLVLFGQKILTEQQISNDRSSDGNADKMSNFSDGSGTPLHQQGLRKRSCETEASLESTDHCKVFLESEDVGRTIDLSLLESYDELYRKLADMFGIEKYEKVSRVLYTDISGAVKHIGDEPFSNFTRTARRLTILMDSNK; this comes from the exons ATGAATACATTCATGGATTCAAGAGATGATAAGTCAGCAAAAAGAGATGAAAGGTGTTTAGATCCTCAGCTATGGCATGCTTGTGCAGGTGGAATGGTTCAGATGCCGGCGGTGAACAGTAAAGTGTATTACTTTCCTCAAGGTCATGCTGAACATGCATGTGGAAGTGTTAACTTCATGAATTGTCCAAAGGTGGAGCCTTTGATTCCATGCAGAGTTTTTGAGGTTAAGTTTATGGCTGATCCTGAGACTGATGAGGTTTATGCTAAGCTTAAGCTTGTTCCTTTGAGTGGAAATGGAAATGATGGTGTAGATTGTGACAATGATGTTGTTGGTGTTGAGAATCAAGATAAGCCGGCTTCGTTTGCGAAGACATTGACGCAATCTGATGCGAATAATGGTGGAGGTTTTTCGGTTCCTAGGTATTGTGCGGAGACGATTTTTCCGCGGTTGGATTACGCGGCGGATCCTCCTCTTCAGAATATTTTGGCTAAGGATGTTCACGGCGAGACGTGGAAGTTTAGGCATATTTATAGGGGGACGCCGAGGAGGCATCTTTTGACTACCGGTTGGAGTACTTTTGTTAATCATAAGAAGCTTCTTGCTGGTGATTCGATTGTGTTTTTGAGGGCGGAGAATGGTGATCTTTGTGTTGGGATTCGACGGGCGAAGAAGGGGATTGGTGGTGGACATGAGGATCCGTCAGGGTGGAATCCGGTTGGAGAAAAGTTTCCTCTACCTTGGTTCGCGCAGAACGAGAATCAAATGATGAGAAActttaacaataacaataacaacaacaatggtTTGAACTCGAGCGCGAATGTGACGGGGAGGGAAAGAGTTAGGCCAGAAGTGGTCCTTGAAGCGGTAACTTTAGCTGCAAATAAGCAACCGTTTGAGGTTGTTTACTATCCTCGTGCAAGTACACCGGAGTTTTGTGTTAAGGCGCATTTGGTAGAGGCGGCAATGCAGATTCGATGGTGTTctggaataagattcaagatgcCATTTGAAACCGAGGATTCGTCTCGAATAAGTTGGTTTATGGGAATCGTATCTGGAGTTCAGTTTGTTGATCCCCTTCTCTGGCCTAATTCACCTTGGAGACTTCTTCAG GTTAAATGGGATGAACCGGATTTACTGCAAAATGTGAGAAGGGTGAGTCCATGGTTGGTTGAGTTAGTAGCAAACATTCCATCAATAAACCTTTCGCCTTTCTCACAACCAAGAAAGAAATTGAGAATGACGCCAAACTCAGATTTCCCCCTCGACGGCCAAATTCCGGTGCCAACTTTTCCTAGTAACCTTCTAGGTACGAGCAACCTATTTCGTTGTCTACCCGAAAATACTCCTGCTGGCATGCAGGGAGCCAGGCATGCTCATTACGGTCTTCCAATATCGGATCTCCACCTCAGTAAAGTTCAGTCAGGTCTATTTCCGGCCGGTTTCGTGCCTTTTGATCATGCTGCTAAACTACCACCTAATGTCTCTAATAACCTAATGATGCAAAAATCTAGCATGAGTGAGAATGTCTCTTGCTTACTATCTATGGCAAGTTCTACTCAGCCTTCGAGGAAATTCGATGACGAGAAGAAACCTCAGCTCGTGCTTTTCGGCCAAAAAATTCTAACCGAGCAACAGATCTCTAACGACCGTTCATCAGACGGAAATGCCGATAAAATGAGTAATTTTTCTGATGGTTCGGGAACTCCTCTTCATCAACAAGGCTTGCGAAAACGTTCTTGTGAAACCGAGGCGAGTTTGGAGAGTACTGATCACTGTAAAGTTTTTCTCGAATCAGAAGATGTCGGTCGAACAATTGATCTAtctttacttgaatcttatgatgAACTGTACAGAAAACTCGCAGACATGTTTGGCATCGAAAAATACGAAAAGGTAAGCCGCGTGCTCTACACCGATATATCAGGAGCAGTCAAACACATTGGAGATGAACCATTCAG CAACTTCACAAGAACAGCAAGGAGATTGACAATTCTAATGGACTCAAACAAATAA